ATCTTTCGGCCGGGGATCTTGGACCGCACCACGATCCAGGCGGCGACCGCCATGAACGCCATCACCAGGGTTGCCGAGGACAGTCCGAGGATCAGTGAGTTCTTCAGCGCGGTGAGTGCGTCGGAGGTGTGCGCCAACTGGCGGTAGTTGTCGAACGTGACGGTGGACAGGGTGTCTTTCGACGGTGGTGCGTAGAACTTCAGCAGCGACGTGTACACCAGCACCAGCAGCGGCGCGATCACCGAGACCAGGAAGTAGAGCACGATGAACAGTCCGGCCACCGGACGCCACTTGCCGAGCTGGATGGGACGGGGCCGAAACCCCTTGCCGGTCACGGTCTGGAAGTTCTTGCCGGCCCGGCCCGCGAAGTTCGAGACCATCACACCGATGATCGCGATGACCAGCAGGCCGATCGCCAGCGCACCCGCGGCCGACAGGTCCGGCGGATAGTCCCGGAGCACGAAGTAGATCCGGCTGGTGAACACGTAGATGCCGTTCTGCAGGCCCAGCAGCGCGGGGACCTCGAAACTCTCCAGGCTGCGCACCACCATGATCAGGATCGCGGCCACGATGGCGGGGCGCGCCAACGGCACGGTGACCTTGAAGAACACCTTCCACCGACTCGCGCCCGACATCAGCGCCGATTCCTCCAGCGAGGGGTCCATCGACTTGAACGATGCCACCATGAGCAGGAAGACGATGGGCGAAAGCTGAAGCCCCTCAACCCAGATCATGCCCCACACGCTGAACACGTCGATCACCGCGCGGCCGAAGATCGGTTCCAGATAGTGGTTGATCAACCCGATGTCGGGGCTTCCCAACAGGATCCAGGCAATCGTGTAGAGGATGCCGGGAATCACCAACGGGATGATCGACGCCGCGAAGAACAACGCCTTGAACGGCACGTCGGTGCGCACGTTCAGGTAGGCCAGCCCGGTTCCGATCACCAGGGACACGATCGCCGCACCCGCGGCGAACCACAACGAGTTGCCGACCAGGTTGAAGATCTGATCGTTGCCGTAGGCCCGCTGGAACCCCGACAGCGTGAAGCCCGACGCGTCGAAGAACGTGCCCCAGAACAGGTAGTACAGCGGCACGATCGCCAGGTACGCGATGACCACCGCCACCACGCCCAGGATCAGGAACTTCGGTGTGGGCAGCCAGCGCCGCCAACGGGCCGGTTCGGTCGGCGCGATGTCGATCGATGGCGTCGGGGCCGTCGGCCGGGTCGCGGTGGTTGTCATTCATTCACCTCGAAGACTTTTGGGCTGGTGTTCGGGATCTGTGGTGCGCACCCAAGGGTGCGGTACGGATGTTCTAGTTGCCGCCGACGCGGTCGCTCTTCTCCAGCAGCGCGGTGTACTTGTCGCTCCACTGCTTGGATTCGTTGAGCAGTTTGTCGACGTCGACGGGGATGACCTCGAGACCTTCCAGGGGGTCTTTGAGGCCTTCCGGCTCGATCGAGGGCGTGAGGCTCAGATCGACGAGGATCTGCTGGCCTTCGGTGAGCAGCCAGTCCACGAACAGCAGCGCCGCTGCCGGGTGCGCCGCGTTCTTCATCAGTGCCGCACCCTGGGGGCGGGCGATCACGGGTTGTACGAACGGCTGGTAGGCGACCGGCGCGCCCTTGTCGGCGACCCGCTGGACCAGGTAGGAGTAGTTCGATGCGGCTACGGAAAACTGTCCGGCCGAGAGCAGTTCGCCCATCACGGTGTGTCCCTTGACGACCTTGGCGCCGTTGGCCATCTCGGAGAACAGACGGTCGATCTCGCTGTCGCTCTTGCCGTGTTCCTGCCAGTAGGTGTACAGGGTCAGGTACCAGTCGTAGTCGGAGAGTTCCATGGCCAGCTGTCCGTCCCACTTGGGATCGGCCAGGTCCTCCCAGCTCTTGGGCTGCTGCCCGGCGGGCACCTTGGTGGTGTTCCAACTGGGGGTGAACAGGTTGTACCGGGTTGCGGTCCAGCTGTCGAAGCGGCCGGCCTCGGCAACCTTGTCGCGGCGCTCACCGGCGTACGGAGCCGCGAGTCCCTCCTGACCGATCGCGCCCATCTCGCGATCGTTGGTCTCGACCACGTCGGCGCCGGGATGATTCGCGCTGGCTTCCTGCAGGAGCCGCTGCAGGACGGTCTCCGACGCCGCGCGGTACAGATTCACCTTGACACCGGTCTGGTCGGTGAACGCCTTGGTGATCGCGTTGGCCACGTCGGCGGTCATCGAGGTGTAGAGCGAGAGTTCACCCTCGGCCCTCGCGTCCTGCAGCAGTCGCTCGCGACGCTCCTGTCCCTTGAGGGCTTCGTACTCCTGGTACTTGGCCACGGCCGCCGTGGAACCCGATGCGGCCGGGTTCGACGCCGTCGGCGACGCCCCACAGGAAGCCAGCGCGAAGGTGAGGCCGATGGCGACGGTGATTCGACCGAGTCTGAGTGACATTGCCGTGCAGTCCTATCTGTTCGGTTCCGATGGCTCCGCGGATGGGGCGGCTAAGTTGGACTTATTGTAAGACCATTGCTGTGTGATTTCTACCATGATTATTGACCGGTGTGAAGCCGCCAACAAACAGGCATTCGCGCCGGTCAGGGGCAGGATCAGGGCGAGCGCGACACGGCGCGCACACTCGACATGTGTCGAGGAGGAGCGGCGTCGGCACCATCGAATGCCATCAGCAAATGGGAGAATCGACGGCCCGCGCCCAGGGTGAGGCAAACAGGCTGCGCCGACGATGAAATGGAGGTTCGGTCCGGCGGCCGCCGAGCAAGCCGCCGGACCGAGGAATTCTGGGCGAAGCCTGGATCAAGCCTGGACGTCGGCCAACTCGGAGGCGGCCCGATCGGAACCGGAGGCTGGTTCGAAATAGTGCACCGCGTCGTAGCCCAGGTGCTTGAACACGCGGTTCTGCGCGTTGAACAACCGCAGCGGTGCGCCATCGGCCGCGAAGACCTGGCACACATGATTCTGTGGCACGTACAGGGTGTCGCCCTGCTTGATTTCGAATCGCTTGGGCTTCAGCGCAATTCGTGCATAGTACTTCTCGGCGATCTCGGCCTCGACCTCCCACTGCAGTGCGTGGCCGGACCCGGAGAGCACGTAGTACACCTCGTCGGCCATCTTCCAGTACTTGCCGGAGTGTCCGCCGGCGGGAACCTCGAGTTCGAACGCGTCGATGCTGAAGATCCGGCCGTCGGTGCGCTCCGGCGAGGCGATCACGCGCACCCGGCCGAGCGGGGTCTGCTCCCAGGCCGTGTCGGCCGGGCTGATGACCTTCTTGCGGTCCAGCACGCCGGGCGTCCAGATCTTCGACCAGTCCTCGCGCGGGCCGAACGCTTCCTCGTTGTCGACCGGGCCGCTGCGGCCCTGCTGGATGAGCCCCATGAACATCCACGTGCACTTGGCCTTCACGACCAGGGCGAGCGCCTTCTCGTCGTAAGGGTTGAAGTGCCGGTGCACCGAGTCGGTGTGCACGTAGACCAGGTCGTCCTTGGCCCAGTCGTAGCGCTGGTCGTCGTGGATCTCGTAGCCGCGGCCTTCGAGGATGTAGAACGCCGCCTCGTTCTGGTGGCCGTGCCCGTGGTTCGACGACTGCGGGGGCAGTTCGACGAAGTGGACCTGGATGGTCTGCGTCAGGAAGTCCTCGTCGCCGGGACCGATCCGCCACCAGGTGCGCGACTGTTCGCTGTCGCCCGAGTGTGCGATCTTGGCGTCGTCGACCACGAAGGAATCGTCACGGACCCGCTCCACGCCCAGTTGCCGGCGGCGGAACTCACCGAGACCGTAGGTCTCCGACGTGAGCCCACGTACGAATACCCGGCCCTTCTTCCCCATGCCTGCTCCTTAGCCTCTTTTGTATAATGGTTTTACCATTGCAGCGTAAGTCACGTCACAACGGTTGTCCAGCACCAATCTTCGTCTCCTGCGGCGTCAGACCTGCGATGACCTCGTCGAGCGACCGCACATTGCACATCCGCGGGAACACCTTCTCCATGAAGAAGGCCCGTTGCTCGGCGAACCCGTGGCAGCACTCCGGCACGATGGTGATCTGGAAGTCCATGTCACGGGCGTCGTAGGCCGTCGATGCGATACCGACGTGCACCGAACCCCCGACGAGCAGGATCGTGTCGATGTACCGGCTGCGCAACGACAGCTCAAGGTGGGTCCCGTGGAACGCCGACCACCGGTGCTTGGGCACGTCGTAATCGCCCGGTTGCGGCGCGATCTCGGCGAGCACCGAGAGCCCGGGCGAGCCCGACGCGTGCGGCGGCACCGTGCGGTACGGATTGTCCGGTCCCCACGGCCGGAAGTGGCTGTCGGTGTCGGGGATCGTTCTGGCGAAGTCAGCGCCGTCGGCGCGGTGGTCCGCACGCGCGTAGAAAATCGGCACCCCCACACTGCGGCACGCTTCGATCAGACGCCTGGTCGGACCGAGCGAGCCGGCCTGCTCGATCGCGTCCCGGTAGGCCTCCAGCATGTCGAAGACGACCAGACCGGTGGAGCGGAAGTCGTAGTGAATCACAATGATCGAACTCCAGATGTGTCAGTGCAAACGGGTGTTGGCGGCGAATTCGTAATCTGCTGCGATGGTTGACGTGAAACGCCACGACACGTCCGCCGCGGGCGTCTCGGACATCGTGGTGCCCAGCCAACGCACCATCAGGTCGAAGGTCTCTGCAGCCTGTTCGGCACGGAATCGTCCCGGCATGGTGTCGTTCAGCCATCCGTGCGGCAGATCGGGATACATCATGAATTCATATGTGCGGCGGGCATCTTCGAGATGACCGCGCAACGCGCGGACATCTTCGACGGACATCGTGTGGTCCTTCTCGCCCCAGATCCCGAGGACCGGCGCGGCGCCCGCCTTGATCAGGTCGGGGTACGGGGTGGACCGCAGCTCGCCGACCTGGTACTCGCGCGGCTGCGCTCCGCCGTAGAGCATGATGACCGCCGCGATGTCGTCGCGGCTCGCGTCGGCCACGATGCCGAAACTTCCCGTCCGGCAGATGCCGAGCACGGCCACGGGCGACTCCGCGGCGGCCGCGGACACGGAGCGGGCGTGGGAGATCGCCGCATCGAGGTGGCGCAGCGCGGCAGCGTCACCGATGTCGGGTAGGCGTTCGTGCTGCCCGGTGAGGTCCATGTCCGCATAGAAGTCCGGCGCGATCGCGACGAACCCCGCCTCGGCGAAGCGTTCGGTCAGCTCCACCGTGTGCCGCACCACGCCATACCGCTCGTGGCACAGGACGACGATCGGCGTCGGTCCGCTCACACGGTCCGGTACCGCCACCCATCCGTAGGACACCGGACCCAGCCGAGTCAGTTCGTCGGGCGGAATCCGGTCCGCGGGGCCACGCACCTCGACGGGCCGCAACGCAGGGACGCCATCGGGCTCTACACACATCGACAGGCACAACCTTTCGATCTTTCAGGACCCGGCGACGAGCCGGTTGTATTCATCGGCGATCTCGGGACGTTCCGCCACGAAGCTCGCCACGTCCATGTCGACGACCTCCGCACCGGCGAGCGGATCATGCTCGGTGGCCAACGGGGGCAGAGCACGCAGCCGCCGGTCGACCGCGGCCCCGTCGGGTCCCAGCTGGAAGTCGAGGTACAGCGCCGCACCGGCAGGGTTGTCGGTTCCGCGCATCACGCCACCCGCGTCGTACCGCACGACCACGGGGTCGACGATATGTCCGCTCCCCTGTCCGAAGGACACCGCGGCACCCTTGGCCGCGAGTCTGTCGATCGACTGTGTGTACACCGACAGCGCCACGTCGAACTGTCCCGCGGCCAGTAGCTCCGCCTGAACCGTGTGCCCCTTGGCGGTCTTGGCGTTGGCGGCCACCCGGGTGAACATCGAGGTGAACTCCCCGGGCGACATACCGCGATCGCGGTAGTAGCGACGCAGTGTGGCGTACCAGTCGATATCGCTGTACTCCAGGCTGATCCGCCCGTTCCACCGCGGATCGGCGAACCCGCTGTAGTCGGCGGGCAGGTTGCCCGGGGAGAGCTTGTCCGTGTTGAACCCCGCCACGAACGCCAGGCGGCGCACACCCGTCCACCCGGCCGACTTGCCTGCCTCGGGCATCGCGTCGCGGTAGTCGGAGTCGTACTCGCCCAGCAGCCCCTGTGACTCGACCGCGGTCATGTCGGCCGCAGGCGCGACCAGTACGTCATTGCCGAGTTTCTTCGCGGCGGCCTCCTGGACGACCCGCTGCAGCACCGTCTCCGAGTTGGCGTTGTACACGTTGACCTTGATGCCGTACTTCGCACTGAACGCGTCGGCCATCTCCTGCTCGTCGTTGAAGGCCGAGTAGACGTTCAGATCCCCCTCCCGCTTGGCGGCTTCGAGCAGCGCGGACTCGCGTGCCGAGCCGGTCAGCCCGTCCCAGGGCTGCCCGGCCGACACGGACTCCTGTTGCGGCCCATCCGAATTCCCCTGCGGTGCTGTGCCGCACGCGCCGGACAGCAGGGACAGACCGATGACCGCCACCATCGCGACGGGTTCACGAAATCGCATCGTTGCACTCCTCACTGCCGGCCGATGTCATTGCACCGGATCAGGTCCCGATGCGCGGTGTGACGAGGTACTCGACCGCGGTCAGCAGATCGTCGGCGGTCAACTCGTTGGGATCTCGGGTGACCTCGCGACGCAGGGTGAGGGCCGACAGCACGAGCTTGCGGATGCGCCTGCCGTCGAGACCGGCACACGCGTCGGCCAGTTTGGCGTGCAACCCGCCGTCATGCCCGAGCGTTTCGATACCGGGCCAGTGGACGGCGAGTTCGAGCAGGCTGTGCCCGATGATGCGCGCGATGGTCTCCGTATCGGGCAACGACAGCGACAGAACCAGATCCGCGCGGGACAGGAAGGCCTCGTCGACGGCCTCGGCGAAGTTGGTCGTCGCGACGAACAGCACCCGCGGGAGTTCGGCGGCAACCGCGTCGATCCCGGCCAGCAGGGCATCGGTCGCACGATGCACGTCAACGGGATTGGCCCCGAAAGACGCGGCAGAGCGGCGCACCGCGAAGCTCTCCACCTCGTCGATGAGCACGATCGTGTGCGGTCGCCGCGCGGCCAGCTCCGGGATCGTGCCCGTCATCAACGTGGTGATGTTGCGTTGGCTCTCCCCCAGCAACTCCGACGGGAACGCGTGCGGATCGATCTCCACATAGGTGGTCGCCCCGCGCCGGGCCACGGCCCGCGCGGCCATCTGCCCGAGCCCGCGGGCCAGCGTCGTCTTCCCGGTGCCCGGCGGACCCGACAGGATGATCAGACCGTGCGGCAGCCCGGCCATGGTCGACAGCGCGGGCCCGTGCAGCAGCGTCAGCAACGCATGGTTGAGCAGACGTTCCTTGACCTCGGGTGCGGTGACGATGTGGTCCCACGGGCCGTCGTGGTGATCCGACGGCAGCACGTGCACCGACAGCACACCCTGCGGCAGAGCGGCGGGCGTCACGGCCATGTCGGCCGGGTCACCTCCGGCCAGTCGACCGTGGTCGGGTCGCCTGCCTGCGCGTCCCGGATGTGCTCCGGCGGCTCCTCGAACAGCACCAGCGGATCCAGCAGCACCCGCATGGTGTCGAGCAGGCTGTCGAACATGTGGATGCGCACCACCTTGGCGGTGTTCTCCTGGTCGTCGTTGAAGTGCTGGTGCCACAGGAAATGGTCGACCACGATCAGGTCGCCCTTCTTCCACGGGTGGTTCGTGCCGCCCTCGGGTTCGGTGCCCAGGTAGCTGTGGCCGGAGCCCTCCAGCACGTACAACCACGCCTCACCGGCGTGCCGGTGCATCGATTGTCCACGGCCGGGGCCGATCTCGAACATGGCCATCGAGATGCCCGACGCCTGGTAACCGATCGCGCGGTCCAGCAGGAACGTGGTGCGGGTACCGCGTGGCGTCGGCAGGAGTTCGAGTTCGTCCCAGTTGGTGTGCAACCGCCCCGACCTTCGGGCCTGCTGATCGCCCGCCAACCGCCGCAGCCGCCGCGCATAGGGATCGTCGCCGGTGCCGCCCGCGCTGAACGCCGGCCGGGGTGGCAGTTCGGCGACCGGCGTGTGGCCGGCGTCCTCGATCATCGCCATGCCCATGGTCTCCAGCAGCGGTTCGCTGGAGAAGGTCAGGTAGCGCGCGGTGGTGTCGCCGTCGTTGCCGGACCGGTGCCAGCACCAGGCCGGAAGGTGCAGTGAATCCCCTGGGCCCCAGTCGATTCGCTCGCCGTCGATCTCGGTCCAGCCGTGGCCGGCCACGACCAGCACCATGGCGTCCCACGAATGCCGGTGGATGGTGGACACCACACCGGGATCCAGTTCGTGCGCCAGCGCGTCCATCGAGCGGGTCGGCCGATCGGCGTCGGCGCCGACGTACACGCCGACCCGCGTTCCACGCGCGGTCTCGGCCATCTCCACCTGTTCGAGGGGCACCACGGTCTTCTGGTATCCCCGCCACTCCTCGATGAAATCGGCGCGGCGCTTCTTCTGCACGTGATAGTGCGTCACCTTCGTTGTCGTGCGGGTGGCCATGTCTCCCTTTCGTGCGTACTTGCGGTGATCGGTCCGGTTCAGGCCTGCCCGGCCGAATCGGTGATCTTCTTGTAGTCGTCGCTCCACTTGCGCGGGTTGTCGAGCAGTTCCTGCTCGGGCACCGACACGGTTTCGACTCCGGCCAACGGGTCGTCGGCGGTGGGTACCGCACCGATCCGGTTGGCGCCGGCGATGGCCTGCTGACCGTCGGTCAGCAGGAAGTCGAGGAACAGCATCGCGGCGGCCGGGTGCTTGGCGGACTTCATCAGACCGGCTCCGTTGGGCCGCAACACAACCGGCTCGATCGGCTTGCCGTCGACCTTCCAGGCCACCGCCGCACCCTTGGCGGCGGCGTTGTCGACGGTGTGCGAGTAGACCGATGCCGCGACGTCGAACTGACCGGCGGACAGCAGTTCGCCCATCACGGTGTGTCCCTTGGTGATCTTGGAGTTGCCGGCCAACCGCTGGAAGAACGCCGCGATGTCCGCATCGGACATCCCCTTCGACTGGTAGTACTTGTACATCGCGGCGTACCAGTCGTAGTCGCCGATCTCCAGCCCCACACGGCCTTTCCACTGCGGGTCCGCGAGATCGGTCAGCGATTTCGGTTCGGTGCCAGCAGGCACCTTGTCGGAGTTCCAGCCAACGACGAACGCGTTGAAGCGGTCCGCGGTCCACCCGTCCTTGCGTCCTTCCGGGCGGACCTTGTCGCGCAGCTCCCCCTCGTACGGGCTGAGCAACTGCTGTTGCTGCATCGCGTTGAGTTCACCGGCGTTGGTCTCCACGATGTCGGCGCCCTGATATCCGGCCGTCGATTCCTGGATCACCCGCTGCAGGACGGTTTCGGAGTTCGCCCGGTACGTCTCGACGGGCAGTCCGTACTTGTCCTCGAACGCCTTGACCACGTCGTCCATGTCGGTGTTGGACGTGTACAGGGTCAGTTGGCCGTCCTTCTTGGCCATGTCCAGCAACGTCTGATTTCGCTCGTCACCGGTGAGGCCGTTGATCTGGTCGTAGACCTGTTGCGCCGCTGAGCTTTCCGCGGCTGTCGACGCGGTGTTGCCCGCGGTGGGGCTTCCGCCGCAGGCCGCTACCGCCAACACCACGGCCGTCGCCAGGCAACCCGCGAGATGTTTGTTCACGACTCACTCCTACCGCCGATGATCGAATGGACTAAGGTCATACCATTAGTGTGATTTGTATCATGTTCCCGCGATGAAGTGAAGAGTTCGGCGGGAACTTCTCCGCGGGCTCGTCAGATGACGAACGACTCGAGCGTCTCCGGGGCGAACAGATCGGCCGGCCCGTACCGCTTGCGCGACAGTCCCTGCTCGTGGTGATACCGACAGAACACCTCGAGCGCGGAGTGGTTCTCGGCCACACCGTATGACCAGTAGTCCTGACCCAGAAGCTGTTTCGCGTCCTCCAGGTGCTGGATCAACCACGGCTCCATGAACCGCAGGGCCGAGGAGTCGTAGATCCGGGCGTAGGCGTCGTCACGCGCGGCGAGGAACGCCTTGTACAGCGACTGCGCCACCCAGGGGTGCCGTTCGTAGACGTCACTGCGGATCACCACGACGTGCATGATCGGGAAGATCCCGGTCGCCGCGAAGTACTCCTTTTCGACCGCCACGACGTCGGGGAACAACCGCCGGACCCGCGGATCGCCGAATGTGCTCGGCACCCGAGGGGTGTGCAGCGCGTCGATCTGCCCGTCGGCGAGCATCTGCGACAGCGTCGCGCCGTCCGGGATAGGGCGGATGTCCAGGCCGGTGTCGACCTTGCCCTTCTCGATGCGTCCCGGCGTCTCCTGGCCGCCGGTGTAATAGGTCACCGAATCGATCGGCACACCGTGATGTTCGTCGAGGATCCCCCGAATCCACACGCCTGCGGTCAGCTGGAACTCCGGTGCGCCGATCCGCTTGCCCACCAGATCCGACGGTGCCCGGATGCCGGCCTCGGCGTTGATGTAGATCCCGCCGTGGCGGAACATCCGCGAGGTGTACACGGGCAGCGCCACGAACGGCCGCGGGTCGGCGTCCAGCGTCGCGACGTAGGTGGACAACGACATCTCCGCGACGTCGAACTCGCGGTGGCGCAGCATACGGAAGAACGTCTCCTCGACCGGCAGACGCAGATAGGTCAGGTCGATGCCGTCGGGTCGCACACTGCCGTCCTCGAGTGCGCGGGTGCGGTCGTAGTCACCGCAGGCGAAGGTGAGTTCAAGCCGGGACATGGGTTACCTCCCTGGCGGCCAGGCGCCGGTCGAGTCGTGGATAGACGCGCCGCGCGTTCTGTTCGACGATCGCGCTGCGCTCGGCGTGGGTCAGCCCGAGGTTGTCGATGTAGACGAGGGTGTCGTCCCACGCCACACCGGTTTCCGGATCCGCGCCGCGAACCGCCCCGAGCATCTCGGAAGCGAACAGGATGTTGTCGGCGCCGATTACCCGGTACAGCAGGTCGATTCCCGGCTGGTGGTACACGCACGTGTCGAAGTACACGTTGCGCAGCAGCACTTCCGGGTCCGGCCGGCCCATCCGGGCCGCCAGTCCGCGGTACCGACCCCAGTGGTAGGGCACCGCACCGCCACCGTGCGGGATCACGAACGTCAGGGTCGGGAAGCGCTCGAACAGATCGGACTGCACGAACTGCATGAAGACGCTCGTGTCGGCGTTCAGGTAGTGCGCCCCCAGCGTGTGGAAGTTGGGGTTGCACGAGGTCGACACGTGCACCATCGCGGGAACCTCGAGCTCGACCATGGCCTCGTACAGCGGGAACCAGTACTCGTCGGTCATCGGCGGTGTGCTCCAGTACCCGGCCGACGGATCCGGGTTGAGATTGCAGCCGACGAACCCGAGATCTTCGACGCAGCGCCGAAGTTCGGCGATCACCGGGGCCAGTTCGCCGCCCGGTGTCTGCGGCAGTTGCGCGACGGGGGCGAACGCGTCCGGGTACAGCAGCGCCACGCGGTGCACGAGATCGTTGCACGCCCGCGCCCACGCCGACGCCGTCGGCTGGTCGTCGACGTGGTGCTCCATCGCCGAGGCCTTGGGCGAGAAGAGCATCAGGTCACCGCCGCGATCACGGAGCACGCGGAGCTGATTCGCCTCGATGCTGTCGCGGATCTCGTCGTCGCTGATCTTCGCCGCCCCGACGGCGCGGCCCAAACCGCCGAGCGCGGCGAGCTGGGCGTCGCGGAACGCCTGGTGCGCGGCGGGCGCGGTGGTGTAGTGGCCGTGGATGTCGATGATCACCTGGCGGACTCCTGCTCCTCGAAGTCGACGTACCGCAGGCCGAGCCGGTCGAGTTCGCCGCGCATGTCGTTGATGTCGAGGAAGAGTTCGCCGTTCTGGTACCGCTCGCGGGTGTGCGCCTCCTTGGCCTCGCGGGCCCGCGAGGCCGCGAGCACGGCCTCGGCCTGATCACGCGGCACGATCACCACGCCGTCGTCGTCGCCGACCACCACGTCGCCGGGTTCGACCACGGCGCCCGCGCACGTCACACGGGTGTTGACCGACCCGAGCCGTTTCTTGACGGTGCCCTGCGCCGAGACGCACTTGGACCACACCGGGAACTTCATCGCGGTCAGCTCGGCGATGTCGCGGCAGCCCGCGTCGATCACCAGCCCGCGCACGCCGCGTGCGGCCAACGCCGTCGCCAGGAGCTCGCCGAAATAGCCGTATTCCGAGGGTGATTCAGGGGCCACCACGAGCACGTCGCCCTCCTGGCACTGCTCGACCGCGACGTGGATCATCCAGTTGTCGTCGGGCGGCACCGTCACCGTGACCGCGCTGCCACAGACCCTGGCGCCGGTGTAGATGGGCGTCATGTACGGCGCCACCAGGCCGGTGCGGCCCTGCGCCTCGTGGATGGTGGCGACACCGAACTCCCCAAGCCCATCCCGCACTGCAGGGTCGACCCGTCTCGGATTGCGCACGACTATCGACATTGTCAGGAATCCCTTCCCAGCCAGGGCATCAGTGATATGTGGATGACGCCGGTGTCCTCGGTCTCGCCGGCCAGCGCGCGGATCGCGTGGTCCACCTGGTCGAGGCCGAACCGGTGGGTGGACAACCGCTCCAGTGGGAACCGCCCGGAGGCGAGTTGCTGCAGC
This region of Mycolicibacterium goodii genomic DNA includes:
- a CDS encoding extracellular solute-binding protein; this translates as MRFREPVAMVAVIGLSLLSGACGTAPQGNSDGPQQESVSAGQPWDGLTGSARESALLEAAKREGDLNVYSAFNDEQEMADAFSAKYGIKVNVYNANSETVLQRVVQEAAAKKLGNDVLVAPAADMTAVESQGLLGEYDSDYRDAMPEAGKSAGWTGVRRLAFVAGFNTDKLSPGNLPADYSGFADPRWNGRISLEYSDIDWYATLRRYYRDRGMSPGEFTSMFTRVAANAKTAKGHTVQAELLAAGQFDVALSVYTQSIDRLAAKGAAVSFGQGSGHIVDPVVVRYDAGGVMRGTDNPAGAALYLDFQLGPDGAAVDRRLRALPPLATEHDPLAGAEVVDMDVASFVAERPEIADEYNRLVAGS
- a CDS encoding AAA family ATPase; the protein is MAVTPAALPQGVLSVHVLPSDHHDGPWDHIVTAPEVKERLLNHALLTLLHGPALSTMAGLPHGLIILSGPPGTGKTTLARGLGQMAARAVARRGATTYVEIDPHAFPSELLGESQRNITTLMTGTIPELAARRPHTIVLIDEVESFAVRRSAASFGANPVDVHRATDALLAGIDAVAAELPRVLFVATTNFAEAVDEAFLSRADLVLSLSLPDTETIARIIGHSLLELAVHWPGIETLGHDGGLHAKLADACAGLDGRRIRKLVLSALTLRREVTRDPNELTADDLLTAVEYLVTPRIGT
- a CDS encoding cysteine hydrolase family protein, giving the protein MIHYDFRSTGLVVFDMLEAYRDAIEQAGSLGPTRRLIEACRSVGVPIFYARADHRADGADFARTIPDTDSHFRPWGPDNPYRTVPPHASGSPGLSVLAEIAPQPGDYDVPKHRWSAFHGTHLELSLRSRYIDTILLVGGSVHVGIASTAYDARDMDFQITIVPECCHGFAEQRAFFMEKVFPRMCNVRSLDEVIAGLTPQETKIGAGQPL
- a CDS encoding cupin domain-containing protein, translating into MATRTTTKVTHYHVQKKRRADFIEEWRGYQKTVVPLEQVEMAETARGTRVGVYVGADADRPTRSMDALAHELDPGVVSTIHRHSWDAMVLVVAGHGWTEIDGERIDWGPGDSLHLPAWCWHRSGNDGDTTARYLTFSSEPLLETMGMAMIEDAGHTPVAELPPRPAFSAGGTGDDPYARRLRRLAGDQQARRSGRLHTNWDELELLPTPRGTRTTFLLDRAIGYQASGISMAMFEIGPGRGQSMHRHAGEAWLYVLEGSGHSYLGTEPEGGTNHPWKKGDLIVVDHFLWHQHFNDDQENTAKVVRIHMFDSLLDTMRVLLDPLVLFEEPPEHIRDAQAGDPTTVDWPEVTRPTWP
- a CDS encoding dienelactone hydrolase family protein gives rise to the protein MCVEPDGVPALRPVEVRGPADRIPPDELTRLGPVSYGWVAVPDRVSGPTPIVVLCHERYGVVRHTVELTERFAEAGFVAIAPDFYADMDLTGQHERLPDIGDAAALRHLDAAISHARSVSAAAAESPVAVLGICRTGSFGIVADASRDDIAAVIMLYGGAQPREYQVGELRSTPYPDLIKAGAAPVLGIWGEKDHTMSVEDVRALRGHLEDARRTYEFMMYPDLPHGWLNDTMPGRFRAEQAAETFDLMVRWLGTTMSETPAADVSWRFTSTIAADYEFAANTRLH
- a CDS encoding ABC transporter permease; translation: MTTTATRPTAPTPSIDIAPTEPARWRRWLPTPKFLILGVVAVVIAYLAIVPLYYLFWGTFFDASGFTLSGFQRAYGNDQIFNLVGNSLWFAAGAAIVSLVIGTGLAYLNVRTDVPFKALFFAASIIPLVIPGILYTIAWILLGSPDIGLINHYLEPIFGRAVIDVFSVWGMIWVEGLQLSPIVFLLMVASFKSMDPSLEESALMSGASRWKVFFKVTVPLARPAIVAAILIMVVRSLESFEVPALLGLQNGIYVFTSRIYFVLRDYPPDLSAAGALAIGLLVIAIIGVMVSNFAGRAGKNFQTVTGKGFRPRPIQLGKWRPVAGLFIVLYFLVSVIAPLLVLVYTSLLKFYAPPSKDTLSTVTFDNYRQLAHTSDALTALKNSLILGLSSATLVMAFMAVAAWIVVRSKIPGRKILDGLAFMPLIVPGLVMGLALSFVYLRSPIPIYGTLFILLISYCTRYLPYGMRYSVTSMQQISNELEESALVNGASWWQTFRRVLLPLLMPGLIAGWIYILVVSFRELSSSILLYSPGNEVLSILIFEQFENGQFTVLSALGVVMVLTLVVLVTVAYKLGAKVGLKQD
- a CDS encoding ABC transporter substrate-binding protein, which translates into the protein MSLRLGRITVAIGLTFALASCGASPTASNPAASGSTAAVAKYQEYEALKGQERRERLLQDARAEGELSLYTSMTADVANAITKAFTDQTGVKVNLYRAASETVLQRLLQEASANHPGADVVETNDREMGAIGQEGLAAPYAGERRDKVAEAGRFDSWTATRYNLFTPSWNTTKVPAGQQPKSWEDLADPKWDGQLAMELSDYDWYLTLYTYWQEHGKSDSEIDRLFSEMANGAKVVKGHTVMGELLSAGQFSVAASNYSYLVQRVADKGAPVAYQPFVQPVIARPQGAALMKNAAHPAAALLFVDWLLTEGQQILVDLSLTPSIEPEGLKDPLEGLEVIPVDVDKLLNESKQWSDKYTALLEKSDRVGGN
- a CDS encoding cupin domain-containing protein, whose amino-acid sequence is MGKKGRVFVRGLTSETYGLGEFRRRQLGVERVRDDSFVVDDAKIAHSGDSEQSRTWWRIGPGDEDFLTQTIQVHFVELPPQSSNHGHGHQNEAAFYILEGRGYEIHDDQRYDWAKDDLVYVHTDSVHRHFNPYDEKALALVVKAKCTWMFMGLIQQGRSGPVDNEEAFGPREDWSKIWTPGVLDRKKVISPADTAWEQTPLGRVRVIASPERTDGRIFSIDAFELEVPAGGHSGKYWKMADEVYYVLSGSGHALQWEVEAEIAEKYYARIALKPKRFEIKQGDTLYVPQNHVCQVFAADGAPLRLFNAQNRVFKHLGYDAVHYFEPASGSDRAASELADVQA